One Purpureocillium takamizusanense chromosome 1, complete sequence genomic window carries:
- a CDS encoding uncharacterized protein (EggNog:ENOG503NX1G~COG:C~COG:H), with product MAPGILNSSPPNLPQNLPVDVEHQLAPVNEDEEQDAVADLTLLRSFPEPPTECQVCVVGAGPAGLMLGATLTRYGVAVEVIDDRADQTPVGRADGLQPKTIETFRQLRLADALLQRGVRVFDISFWRSTADEPLHRLGREVHYPPVIDVLDPYILLVHQGIVEGLFIDDMRKRGKEVRRNMSFDSYDFPAGKNGQMQINCRTNVTHDKRTLLTQYLVGCDGAHSKVRKSIPDVEAVGMSQPAIWGVLDGELITDFPDIWSKTLVYSEEHGSILLIPRERNMTRFYIELKSCVGTDRRRLGQTFVMEQARKIMAPYSVDWKYIEWFGRYQVGQRVASRFCDGQTRIFLSGDASHTHSPKAAQGMNTSMHDSWNLSWKLNLAVRGLAKPTLLESYEEERRKIALDLANFDYEHANQLAGGDAVALAKNFKANVRFISGIGAEYSGSSINKDLPAIPFGMGDARPGCLLPPGKVSRYIDSNPVDVQLDIPMLGQFRIFILTWDVQQAAPFLTTFCRAIADNKSFVSQLSAAASASYAAQPRLGSPEDVYLRPERYTAVSHLFTFSLITTMAKTEFEISDLPALLQDSRWTIYLDNVPEQDTRGQQCTDKWLGRLEPGEVAILNVRPDGYVGSVNRWDTAVDDAGVDAARWLDDYYSGFMQVPTTAN from the exons ATGGCGCCTGGCATACTCAACAGCAGCCCCCCGAACCTTCCCCAAAATCTACCAGTTGATGTCGAGCACCAGTTGGCTCCCgtcaacgaggacgaggagcaggatgCCGTCGCTGACCTGACGTTGCTACGGAGCTTTCCCGAGCCTCCGACAGAATGCCAGGTTTGCGTTGTCGGAGCAGGTCCTGCGGGACTGATGCTGGGCGCCACACTGACTAGGTACGGCGTTGCCGTTGAAGTCATCGATGACAGGGCCGATCAGACCCCGGTCGGAAG GGCTGATGGTCTTCAGCCAAAGACGATTGAGACTTTCCGACAACTGCGCCTGGCCGATGCCCTGCTCCAGCGAGGCGTCCGTGTTTTCGACATCTCCTTCTGGCGCAGCACCGCGGATGAGCCTCTACATCGATTGGGGCGCGAGGTTCACTACCCACCTGTAATTGATGTCTTGGACCCTTACATTCTCCTGGTCCACCAGGGCATTGTCGAGGGCCTCTTCATCGATGACATGCGAAAGCGGGGCAAGGAGGTTCGCAGGAACATGTCCTTCGACTCCTACGATTTCCCCGCTGGCAAGAATGGACAAATGCAAATAAACTGTCGGACCAATGTCACACACGATAAACGAACCCTTTTAACCCAGTACCTGGTTGGCT GCGATGGAGCTCACTCCAAGGTTCGGAAGAGTATACCCGATGTCGAAGCCGTCGGCATGTCCCAACCCGCCATTTGGGGTGTTCTGGATGGCGAACTCATCACCGACTTTCCCGACATCTGGTCGAAGACGCTCGTCTACTCAGAAGAGCACGGATCCATCCTTCTCATCCCCCGCGAACGGAATATGACACGTTTCTATATCGAGTTGAAGTCGTGCGTGGGAACCGATCGACGACGTCTCGGTCAGACATTCGTAATGGAGCAGGCACGCAAGATTATGGCGCCCTACAGCGTCGATTGGAAGTACATTGAGTGGTTTGGGCGTTATCAAGTTGGCCAGCGGGTGGCCAGTCGCTTTTGTGACGGCCAAACTAGGATTTTCTTGTCTGGCGATGCCAGTCACACACACTCCCCCAAGGCGGCACAGGGCATGAACACATCCATGCACGACTCATGGAACTTGTCGTGGAAGCTCAACTTGGCCGTCCGTGGCCTGGCAAAGCCCACGCTATTGGAAAGCTACGAAGAGGAGCGCCGCAAGATTGCCTTGGATCTGGCTAACTTCGATTATGAGCACGCCAACCAGCTGGCAGGAGGAGATGCTGTCGCCTTGGCCAAGAACTTCAAGGCCAACGTCCGCTTCATTTCCGGCATTGGCGCAGAATACAGCGGCAGCTCCATCAACAAGGACTTGCCAGCAATACCCTTCGGCATGGGCGACGCAAGGCCGGGATGCCTGTTGCCCCCAGGCAAGGTGTCCCGCTACATCGACTCCAATCCAGTCGATGTGCAGCTTGATATTCCAATGCTAGGCCAGTTCCGAATTTTCATCCTTACTTGGGATGTACAGCAAGCCGCCCCGTTTTTGACCACATTCTGCCGTGCCATCGCAGACAACAAGTCATTTGTGAGCCAACTCTCTgcagccgccagcgcctcatACGCAGCGCAGCCGAGATTGGGCTCGCCGGAGGACGTATATCTCAGACCCGAAAGATACACTGCCGTCAGCCACCTGTTCACCTTTTCCCTTATAA CAACAATGGCCAAGACCGAGTTTGAGATATCCGACttgcccgccctgctgcaggaTAGCCGCTGGACCATTTACCTCGACAACGTCCCAGAGCAGGATACAAGAGGTCAGCAGTGTACGGACAAGTGGCTAGGACGCCTAGAGCCGGGTGAGGTGGCCATACTTAACGTGCGGCCGGACGGCTACGTCGGGTCCGTTAACCGTTGGGATacggccgtggacgacgcCGGTGTCGATGCTGCGAGGTGGCTCGACGACTACTACTCTGGATTTATGCaggtgccgacgacggcgaatTAA